The following proteins are co-located in the Rippkaea orientalis PCC 8801 genome:
- the petA gene encoding cytochrome f, with amino-acid sequence MRTPDFSAIWQASKQLTARIILLAFATFALYVFHDLAFPQGAAAYPFWAQQTAPETPREATGRIVCANCHLAQKPAEVEIPQSVLPDTVFEAVVKIPYDLDSQQVLGDGSKGGLNVGAVLMLPEGFKIAPEDRIPEEMKEKIEGLYFQPYREDQENVVIVGPLPGDQYQEIVFPVLSPDPATNKSIEFGKYSVHLGANRGRGQVYPTGELSNNNAFKASKAGTVTEISQTEEGGYSVTVTTSEGDVVETIPPGPELIVTKGQQVAAGDALTNNPNVGGFGQKDTEVVLQSPGRIKGLMVFLAGIMLAQILLVIKKKQVERVQAAEMNF; translated from the coding sequence ATGAGAACACCCGATTTCTCGGCAATTTGGCAAGCAAGTAAGCAGTTAACAGCGCGGATCATCCTGTTAGCTTTTGCCACCTTTGCCCTTTATGTTTTTCATGATCTTGCCTTTCCCCAAGGGGCTGCGGCCTATCCTTTCTGGGCACAACAAACTGCCCCAGAAACCCCCAGAGAAGCCACTGGACGCATTGTTTGTGCTAACTGCCATTTAGCCCAAAAACCCGCCGAAGTAGAGATTCCTCAGTCGGTTTTACCCGATACGGTGTTTGAAGCGGTGGTCAAAATTCCCTACGATCTCGACTCCCAACAAGTTTTAGGAGACGGTTCTAAGGGTGGGTTAAACGTCGGGGCTGTCCTCATGTTACCCGAAGGGTTTAAAATTGCGCCTGAAGACCGTATTCCTGAAGAAATGAAGGAAAAAATCGAAGGGCTTTATTTCCAACCCTACCGCGAAGATCAAGAAAATGTGGTCATCGTTGGTCCTTTGCCTGGAGATCAATATCAAGAGATTGTTTTCCCTGTGTTGTCTCCTGACCCTGCTACCAATAAATCCATTGAATTTGGTAAGTATTCGGTTCATTTAGGGGCTAACCGCGGCCGTGGCCAAGTTTATCCGACGGGAGAACTTAGCAATAATAATGCGTTCAAAGCGTCTAAAGCGGGAACTGTCACCGAAATTAGTCAAACCGAAGAGGGTGGCTATAGTGTCACCGTCACGACTTCTGAGGGAGATGTGGTGGAAACCATTCCCCCTGGTCCTGAATTGATCGTTACGAAAGGTCAACAAGTTGCCGCCGGAGATGCCCTGACTAATAATCCTAATGTGGGTGGTTTTGGACAAAAAGATACCGAAGTGGTTCTACAAAGTCCAGGCCGTATTAAAGGGTTAATGGTCTTTTTGGCTGGCATTATGTTAGCCCAAATTCTTCTCGTGATTAAGAAGAAACAGGTTGAACGAGTCCAAGCTGCTGAGATGAATTTCTAA
- a CDS encoding Glu/Leu/Phe/Val family dehydrogenase: MMGGLLADASKRLEQALKYVEISEDASERLKYPKTSLSVSIPVRMDDGSLRIFQGYRVRYDDTRGPGKGGVRYHPNVTMDEVQSLAFWMTFKCALLNLPFGGAKGGITINPKELSKQELERLSRGYIEGIADFIGPDMDILAPDVYTNEMIMGWMMDQYSIIQRKISPGVVTGKPQTMGGSQGRDQATGTGAFYVIQAMLAKFNKVPQETTIAVQGFGNAGSVVAQLLYKAGYKVVAVSDSHGGIYAPQGLDIPSIIAYKKEHRGIKAIYCEDTVCDIAEHKTLTNEELLALDVDVLIPAALENQITEKNAHEIQAKYIFEVANGPINSAADAILDPKGIHVFPDILVNAGGVTVSYFEWVQNRSGLYWTLTEVNERMKQKMVVEAEKVWLICQQKGVSMRTAAYIHALNRLGEALDAKGTRDYYVNNLSH, from the coding sequence ATTATGGGTGGACTATTAGCCGATGCCAGTAAAAGACTTGAACAAGCCTTAAAATACGTTGAAATTTCTGAAGATGCCAGCGAACGATTAAAGTATCCTAAAACCAGTTTAAGTGTCTCTATTCCCGTCCGCATGGATGATGGTTCTTTACGCATTTTTCAAGGGTATCGAGTGCGCTACGATGATACCAGGGGACCCGGTAAAGGAGGGGTACGTTATCATCCCAATGTCACCATGGATGAAGTGCAATCCCTAGCCTTTTGGATGACCTTTAAATGTGCTTTATTAAATTTACCGTTTGGAGGAGCAAAAGGGGGCATAACCATTAATCCCAAGGAATTATCTAAGCAAGAATTAGAACGATTAAGTCGAGGCTATATTGAAGGTATTGCCGATTTTATTGGACCTGATATGGACATCCTTGCGCCCGATGTTTATACTAACGAAATGATCATGGGTTGGATGATGGATCAATATAGTATTATCCAACGTAAAATTAGCCCTGGGGTCGTAACAGGAAAACCCCAAACCATGGGAGGCAGTCAAGGAAGAGATCAAGCAACAGGAACAGGGGCTTTTTATGTCATTCAAGCCATGTTAGCTAAGTTTAATAAAGTGCCTCAAGAAACCACTATCGCTGTTCAAGGGTTTGGTAATGCCGGAAGTGTAGTCGCCCAATTATTATATAAAGCTGGCTATAAAGTCGTCGCGGTAAGTGATTCTCACGGTGGAATTTACGCGCCCCAAGGACTGGATATTCCCAGTATTATCGCTTATAAAAAAGAGCATCGAGGTATTAAAGCTATCTACTGCGAGGATACTGTTTGTGATATTGCTGAACACAAAACTTTAACTAATGAAGAATTATTAGCCCTTGATGTTGATGTTTTAATTCCGGCTGCGTTAGAAAATCAAATCACTGAAAAAAATGCCCATGAGATTCAAGCAAAATACATTTTTGAAGTCGCTAATGGTCCAATTAATTCGGCAGCAGATGCCATTCTTGACCCCAAAGGAATCCATGTTTTTCCTGATATTTTAGTCAATGCAGGAGGCGTAACGGTTAGTTATTTTGAATGGGTACAAAACCGCAGTGGACTTTATTGGACATTGACAGAAGTTAACGAAAGAATGAAACAAAAAATGGTGGTTGAAGCTGAAAAAGTTTGGTTAATTTGTCAACAAAAAGGAGTATCTATGCGAACCGCCGCCTATATCCACGCTTTAAACCGTTTAGGAGAGGCCTTAGATGCGAAAGGAACTAGGGATTATTATGTTAATAACTTAAGTCATTAA
- a CDS encoding AAA family ATPase, with product MLQSLKIENFRCFDEFELQNLGRINLLVGENNSGKTSVLEAIQIFSSHGDLEVISELMRYRQEYVWTTDERKNSQKEYDICHLFYQHEIFPGIQFSLIGKNKGYEEKLTLSIESYPRQLSRDFTGVDPKNLDLEKEGNLDLIIDCTGNNLHNDPVKLPLSANNGLDSNYIRRITKIIANNKMTQTKLISPFSLQSTELTSLFDNVVLTSDEKLIIESLNIIEPDIERIAAVGQEKYSFSSRRFGERGGFKVKFKNQKNPIPIGSLGDGIWRILAIILSIVNLENGILLIDEIDTGLHFTTLFDMWKVILVTARKLNIQVFATTHNSDCWTSLARLIQSEEIEPNEITIQRIESNKKQSVTFNEQQIVIAAEREIEVR from the coding sequence ATGCTACAATCATTAAAGATTGAAAATTTTAGGTGTTTTGATGAATTTGAATTACAAAATTTAGGTAGAATTAATTTACTTGTAGGCGAGAATAATAGCGGTAAAACTTCTGTTTTAGAAGCCATACAAATTTTTTCCTCTCATGGTGATTTGGAAGTAATATCAGAGTTGATGCGCTATAGACAGGAATATGTATGGACAACAGATGAAAGAAAAAATAGTCAAAAGGAATATGATATATGTCACCTTTTTTATCAACATGAAATATTCCCAGGAATCCAATTTTCTTTGATTGGAAAAAATAAGGGTTATGAAGAAAAATTAACATTATCGATAGAATCTTATCCCAGACAACTTAGTCGTGATTTTACAGGTGTTGACCCCAAGAATCTAGATTTAGAAAAAGAAGGAAACCTCGATTTAATTATCGACTGTACTGGAAACAATTTACATAATGACCCTGTTAAACTTCCTTTGTCAGCTAATAATGGACTTGATAGTAATTATATTAGAAGAATTACAAAGATAATTGCTAACAATAAAATGACTCAAACTAAACTGATTAGTCCTTTTTCTTTACAATCTACAGAACTAACAAGTTTATTTGATAATGTGGTTTTAACTTCTGACGAAAAGTTAATTATTGAGTCTTTAAATATTATTGAACCTGACATTGAAAGAATTGCAGCTGTTGGACAAGAAAAGTATTCATTTTCTTCTAGAAGATTTGGCGAAAGAGGGGGATTTAAAGTAAAATTTAAAAACCAAAAAAATCCTATTCCTATAGGCAGTTTAGGAGATGGTATCTGGCGAATACTAGCTATTATTTTATCAATAGTAAATCTAGAAAATGGTATATTATTAATTGATGAAATTGATACAGGATTACACTTTACTACCTTATTTGATATGTGGAAAGTAATCTTAGTAACTGCGAGAAAACTTAATATACAAGTTTTTGCCACAACCCATAATAGTGATTGTTGGACAAGTCTTGCTAGGTTGATTCAAAGTGAAGAAATTGAACCTAATGAAATCACGATTCAACGGATAGAATCTAATAAAAAACAGTCAGTTACTTTCAACGAACAACAAATTGTTATTGCTGCGGAAAGAGAGATTGAGGTACGTTAA
- a CDS encoding HEAT repeat domain-containing protein, with protein MLQKRSLLTAISSLLLVMVSGSLPVASQPIVLQKEAKLAQSASDNLIPALLDENSETRENAFKKLRELGDSVAVPALIEALQDKDWQVQAVAAYTLGRFGSEAKSAIPALSKAIKAENADVRFVAAKALGEIGSEAVVPALIEALQDKDENVRVNAAESLKKIAPEAKAAVPALTNALWDGNWYVRSRAAATIAKLGLDAVDLPSLVEPWRSNNPPDSGAIVSLMVAIQPSILNELDEIPLFFIKSLQNENPNVRQSAAIALGQFSRTSLGHLQENEAVNVLIKSLQDGNATVRESAAEALGNGLSYDGSWSYENSPTLARTIVFALIEALKDGNAEVRQAVTNSLKVYGDIPSKDASVIVPALVEALKDENAGVRQSGAKALGLLDKEKLDISATNAIVSAFIKALQDEDEGVRQSAMEALRGWDNNEVVLLVAALLKIVQQEDANVEVRRSAAASISRAYEIKDVATLQALTQAFQDEDLGIRQNIAIALWKNKQLDTTNTLNILNEGLLSKDPFIQFDAIVGLATMGEKAKPVLPSLIPLLQENIEPLRYIAALLIVNIAPRKEYVPILLEILSKETAQNDIESEHTIDALERIHSKEALSVYIESWKFEDKRERYIIHDISHECIYNFLDVPELYPLLIQSLKNENIRFSVINSILKYSFFKEEKQLINSKLINIVIPRLITILENKYEGNPALKEIFVFKDRDIRRSAAYALGEIANSSADEESVIIKDTKNKQKIINALMAVVQNQKDDLDVRWMTATSLQKIGINQDSFFTKYALVNPKTIRLQNKSPTPSFRFDRYSSNYYYSVEYGCGNGLGEIYSELRRRLSRRNSSN; from the coding sequence ATGCTGCAAAAGCGATCGCTCCTGACAGCTATCTCATCCCTCTTACTGGTTATGGTCAGTGGATCATTACCAGTAGCGAGTCAACCCATTGTTTTACAGAAGGAAGCTAAACTAGCACAATCCGCTTCTGATAACTTAATTCCGGCTTTACTCGACGAGAATTCAGAAACTCGTGAAAACGCCTTCAAAAAGCTGAGAGAGTTGGGTGATAGCGTTGCAGTTCCTGCTCTCATAGAAGCTCTACAAGACAAGGATTGGCAAGTGCAAGCAGTCGCAGCTTATACATTGGGGCGATTCGGTTCAGAGGCTAAATCGGCTATTCCTGCACTCTCTAAAGCTATCAAAGCAGAAAATGCAGATGTTCGGTTTGTTGCTGCTAAAGCATTAGGAGAGATTGGTTCGGAAGCAGTAGTACCTGCTTTGATTGAAGCCCTTCAGGATAAGGATGAAAATGTCCGTGTCAACGCAGCAGAATCTCTAAAAAAGATTGCCCCCGAAGCAAAAGCAGCAGTTCCAGCACTCACCAATGCCTTATGGGATGGGAATTGGTATGTTCGTAGTAGAGCCGCAGCAACAATAGCAAAATTAGGACTGGATGCTGTCGATCTTCCTAGTCTTGTAGAACCTTGGAGAAGCAATAATCCACCTGATAGTGGGGCAATTGTCTCGCTCATGGTTGCTATTCAGCCTTCTATACTAAACGAGCTCGATGAAATTCCCCTTTTCTTTATAAAATCTCTTCAAAATGAAAACCCAAACGTTCGTCAAAGTGCAGCTATTGCCTTGGGTCAGTTTAGTCGAACATCCCTTGGTCATCTTCAGGAAAATGAAGCCGTAAATGTTTTAATTAAGTCTCTACAAGATGGGAACGCTACAGTTCGTGAAAGTGCAGCAGAAGCTTTGGGTAATGGTCTGTCATATGATGGTTCTTGGTCATATGAGAATTCGCCAACTTTAGCAAGAACTATAGTATTTGCTCTAATTGAAGCTCTAAAAGATGGAAATGCTGAGGTGCGCCAAGCTGTCACTAATTCTCTGAAGGTATACGGTGATATTCCATCAAAAGATGCCTCTGTAATTGTTCCTGCACTTGTTGAAGCTCTAAAAGATGAGAATGCTGGAGTTCGTCAAAGTGGGGCAAAAGCTTTAGGATTGTTAGATAAAGAAAAATTAGATATTTCGGCAACAAATGCTATTGTTTCTGCTTTTATCAAAGCTCTTCAGGATGAAGATGAAGGAGTTCGTCAAAGTGCTATGGAAGCTTTGAGAGGGTGGGATAATAATGAAGTTGTGCTTCTTGTTGCTGCTTTGCTCAAAATTGTCCAACAAGAAGATGCAAATGTAGAAGTCCGCCGCAGTGCTGCTGCATCAATCAGTCGTGCATATGAGATTAAAGATGTTGCTACTCTTCAAGCTTTAACTCAAGCATTTCAAGATGAAGATTTAGGAATTCGTCAAAACATTGCCATTGCTTTGTGGAAAAATAAGCAACTGGATACTACAAACACTCTCAATATCTTAAATGAAGGCTTGCTTTCAAAAGATCCTTTCATACAATTTGATGCTATTGTAGGACTAGCAACTATGGGTGAAAAAGCAAAACCCGTTTTGCCCTCGCTTATCCCCCTACTGCAAGAAAATATTGAACCATTGCGTTATATTGCTGCTCTATTAATAGTCAATATTGCTCCACGAAAAGAATATGTGCCAATCTTACTTGAAATTTTATCTAAAGAGACAGCTCAGAATGATATTGAGTCTGAGCATACTATTGATGCACTAGAAAGAATACACTCAAAAGAAGCTCTTTCTGTTTACATTGAATCATGGAAATTTGAAGACAAGAGAGAACGTTATATTATTCACGACATCAGCCATGAGTGTATTTATAACTTCTTAGACGTTCCTGAGCTTTATCCGTTATTGATTCAATCATTAAAAAATGAAAATATACGATTTTCAGTCATTAATTCAATTTTGAAATACTCTTTTTTTAAGGAGGAGAAACAGCTAATTAACTCTAAGTTAATAAATATAGTTATTCCTCGTCTAATTACAATTCTAGAAAATAAATATGAGGGAAACCCTGCCTTAAAAGAAATTTTTGTATTCAAAGATAGAGATATACGCCGTAGCGCAGCCTATGCCCTTGGAGAAATTGCTAATTCAAGTGCTGATGAAGAAAGTGTGATTATAAAGGATACAAAAAATAAACAAAAGATTATTAATGCTCTTATGGCAGTTGTTCAAAATCAAAAAGATGATTTAGATGTGCGTTGGATGACAGCAACTTCTCTACAGAAGATTGGTATTAATCAAGACAGTTTTTTCACAAAGTATGCTCTTGTAAATCCAAAGACTATTAGATTACAAAATAAATCTCCTACTCCTAGTTTTCGGTTTGATAGATATTCATCTAACTATTACTATTCCGTTGAATATGGCTGTGGTAATGGACTTGGGGAAATATACAGCGAACTTAGACGACGTTTAAGTAGGAGGAATTCGTCTAATTAA
- a CDS encoding pentapeptide repeat-containing protein produces the protein MTFNFNQANLSGRSFKGQNLTGADFRCANIRGVNFANATLTGANFSHAKAGLSFYGLASLISIFVILAALSGLIAGYAETFIGLVVSLLSSSQERILARQILVIIGLLTSISFIVIIIRQGIGISLAILAIVFAVITAIIAYQYDYRVGADALIQFFVIAVIVASILLGALVQAIFLSITKKNRALILFAIPAVAGAIAGAIKGVKGIRQEFVSVSLIMAFIVSIGLLGLSVYIGIRAMAGDKKYDLVRAIANASCTAMGTSFRGANLTDADFTEAKLQNTDFRKAILKRTCWFQATNLDLAGVENTYLENPSLRQLVISKNGEGEFYDYQDLRGLNFKNANLVDASFIGADLSEATLQDADLSRAKLVQTRLYGSDLTHAILTGVCIQDWAISTDTQLQQVRCEYVYVRLPTKEDPDPWRKPDNRQETFREGDFSDFIAPIIKTLDLYRQQNIDPRKMASTFKTLDLYHYEGIDPSAAAITLKQLSEQYPDAGLEVVALEGRGDEKVRLQAVVTETVNQSQLSAEYFERYREISALPYKDIQALLAGMAEKDERIRSLERMVNSAIQGKKFYVETYYQMGDTVSEKSSINFTARDISGVVNLGSISGNVTNTINQLPESTDPNQPSLKELLTKLQAAIESETELPDKNKALALDQVKTLAELGQKPEDSALQKAAQLAIMALKGITSGLSETTKLVVECTKLLPAISTLLALV, from the coding sequence ATGACTTTTAATTTTAATCAAGCGAATCTCAGTGGACGTTCTTTTAAAGGACAAAACCTTACAGGCGCAGACTTCAGATGCGCTAACATTCGAGGTGTAAACTTTGCTAACGCCACTCTGACAGGTGCTAACTTTAGTCATGCAAAAGCTGGCTTAAGTTTTTATGGTTTAGCTAGCTTAATCTCTATTTTTGTGATTCTTGCGGCTCTTTCAGGATTGATTGCCGGATATGCAGAAACTTTTATAGGATTGGTAGTCAGCTTATTATCATCATCTCAAGAAAGAATTTTGGCAAGGCAAATACTTGTCATTATAGGTCTGCTAACTTCTATTAGTTTCATTGTTATAATAATTCGCCAAGGAATAGGAATAAGTTTAGCAATTCTTGCAATAGTTTTTGCTGTTATAACTGCCATAATTGCCTATCAATATGATTACAGGGTTGGCGCAGATGCTTTAATTCAGTTTTTTGTAATTGCCGTCATAGTTGCGAGTATTTTACTCGGAGCTTTAGTTCAAGCTATTTTTCTATCTATTACAAAAAAAAATAGGGCACTTATTCTATTTGCAATCCCAGCCGTAGCTGGAGCAATCGCTGGAGCTATCAAGGGAGTTAAAGGAATTCGACAGGAATTTGTATCTGTATCCCTAATAATGGCTTTTATTGTGAGCATTGGCTTGTTGGGTCTTAGTGTCTATATTGGTATACGAGCAATGGCTGGAGATAAAAAATATGACTTAGTTCGAGCAATTGCCAATGCTAGTTGTACGGCAATGGGAACCAGTTTCCGAGGAGCTAACTTAACTGATGCTGACTTCACTGAAGCTAAACTCCAGAACACAGATTTTAGAAAAGCAATTCTCAAACGAACTTGCTGGTTTCAAGCTACAAATCTCGATCTAGCTGGTGTTGAGAATACTTATCTAGAAAACCCTTCCTTGCGACAGTTGGTTATTTCTAAAAACGGAGAGGGTGAATTCTATGACTACCAAGATTTGAGAGGCTTGAATTTTAAAAATGCCAACCTAGTAGATGCCAGTTTTATCGGAGCAGATCTCAGTGAAGCAACTTTACAAGACGCTGATCTTTCCAGAGCAAAACTTGTACAGACACGACTATACGGAAGCGATCTCACCCATGCCATTTTAACAGGTGTCTGCATCCAGGATTGGGCAATCTCTACCGACACCCAGCTACAACAAGTAAGATGCGAGTATGTCTATGTGCGCCTACCGACAAAGGAAGATCCTGACCCCTGGCGAAAACCAGACAATAGACAAGAGACTTTTAGAGAGGGTGATTTCTCTGATTTTATTGCTCCTATCATCAAGACGCTGGATCTCTATCGACAACAAAATATAGATCCTCGTAAGATGGCGAGTACATTTAAAACCCTTGATTTATACCACTACGAAGGAATTGATCCCAGTGCAGCCGCGATCACTCTCAAACAACTCTCTGAACAATATCCCGATGCAGGGCTAGAAGTGGTTGCCCTTGAGGGACGAGGGGATGAAAAAGTGCGGCTTCAAGCCGTTGTTACAGAGACAGTAAACCAATCTCAACTGAGTGCAGAGTATTTTGAGCGCTATCGAGAAATTTCCGCGTTACCCTATAAAGATATCCAAGCACTGTTAGCGGGAATGGCAGAAAAGGACGAACGAATCCGTAGTTTAGAACGAATGGTAAATTCTGCTATTCAAGGCAAAAAATTTTACGTTGAAACTTACTATCAAATGGGGGATACCGTGTCTGAAAAAAGTTCAATTAATTTTACAGCCCGCGATATTAGCGGTGTAGTCAATTTAGGGAGCATTAGTGGCAATGTTACTAACACTATTAACCAACTGCCTGAATCAACCGATCCGAATCAACCGAGTCTCAAAGAGTTACTAACTAAATTACAGGCTGCCATTGAGTCCGAAACAGAGTTACCAGATAAAAACAAAGCTCTAGCTTTAGATCAGGTAAAAACTTTGGCAGAATTAGGACAAAAGCCCGAAGACAGTGCATTGCAAAAAGCTGCTCAACTAGCGATAATGGCTCTTAAGGGGATAACATCAGGGTTATCTGAAACTACTAAACTGGTTGTAGAATGTACTAAGTTATTACCCGCAATCTCTACTTTACTAGCTCTCGTATAG
- a CDS encoding RluA family pseudouridine synthase produces MNSCLNPSNQIELTVQDKGDRIDLWLSQNLDQISRSHLQKLIEQGNIYLNNQVCLNKKTKVNLGDRLQVFLPPPEPLELQPEPIPLDILYEDDSLIIINKSAGLVVHPAPGHTSGTLVHGLLYHCPNLVGIGGVQRPGIVHRLDKDTTGAIVVAKTDYAHQHLQAQLKAKTARREYLGVVYGVPRHKDTHQGTINVPIGRHRGDRKKMAVVPVENGGREAITHWQIVERLGNYTLVEFRLETGRTHQIRVHSSYIGHPIVGDPLYSSGGSVGVNLSGQALHAYRLILEHPVTGNTIEAIAPLPAEFTKLLTLLRQKLS; encoded by the coding sequence ATGAACTCATGTTTAAACCCTTCTAATCAAATTGAATTAACCGTCCAAGACAAAGGCGATCGCATTGATCTCTGGTTGTCCCAAAACCTTGATCAGATCTCCCGTTCTCACCTACAAAAACTGATCGAACAGGGGAATATTTACCTCAATAATCAAGTTTGTCTTAACAAAAAAACCAAGGTTAATTTAGGCGATCGCCTCCAGGTTTTTCTCCCCCCTCCCGAACCCTTGGAACTCCAACCCGAACCTATTCCCCTTGATATTCTCTACGAAGATGATAGCCTTATTATTATCAATAAATCTGCGGGGTTAGTCGTTCATCCTGCCCCTGGACACACCAGTGGAACCCTCGTCCATGGGTTACTGTATCACTGCCCCAATTTAGTCGGAATTGGGGGTGTACAACGGCCAGGGATCGTCCATCGTCTCGATAAGGATACCACAGGGGCGATCGTCGTCGCTAAGACCGATTATGCCCATCAACACCTACAAGCACAACTAAAAGCCAAAACTGCCCGACGAGAGTATTTAGGCGTGGTTTACGGGGTTCCCCGTCATAAAGACACCCATCAAGGGACAATTAACGTACCCATTGGTCGTCATCGAGGCGATCGCAAAAAAATGGCCGTTGTTCCAGTGGAAAATGGTGGACGAGAAGCCATTACCCATTGGCAAATTGTTGAAAGATTAGGTAACTATACGTTAGTGGAATTTCGGTTAGAAACGGGACGTACCCATCAAATACGGGTTCATAGTAGTTATATTGGTCATCCTATCGTGGGTGATCCTCTCTATAGTTCTGGGGGGTCTGTGGGGGTTAATCTATCAGGACAGGCTTTACACGCCTACCGTCTAATTTTAGAGCATCCCGTCACGGGGAACACCATTGAAGCGATCGCACCTTTACCTGCTGAATTTACCAAGCTTTTAACGCTTCTCCGCCAAAAATTATCTTGA
- a CDS encoding DUF3226 domain-containing protein, with the protein MARKPLKVLLVEGDEDKRVIPELIEANGIPWGEKKEEAIVYIKPYGGIDNLIDPDLIYTELNASGLVSLGLIIDADEYPTRQWQRIRNVCIKTITDLPESLPETGLIHTYNNIKFGIWMMPDNQMRGILETFLAYLINENDPLWDYTQEVVQQAKNKGAKFKESYTDKSHIHTWLAWQESPGEQVHIAVKARILNPKHPKSKSFITWFKSLYDL; encoded by the coding sequence ATGGCAAGAAAACCTTTAAAGGTACTTTTAGTAGAAGGTGATGAAGATAAAAGAGTTATTCCAGAATTAATTGAAGCAAATGGTATCCCTTGGGGAGAAAAAAAAGAAGAAGCAATTGTCTACATTAAACCTTATGGTGGAATAGATAATCTTATTGATCCCGATTTAATTTATACAGAATTGAATGCTTCAGGGTTGGTATCTCTAGGATTAATAATTGATGCAGATGAATATCCTACAAGACAATGGCAACGTATTAGAAATGTCTGTATAAAAACTATTACTGATTTACCTGAAAGCTTACCAGAAACAGGGTTAATTCATACTTATAATAATATAAAATTCGGTATTTGGATGATGCCAGACAATCAAATGAGAGGAATATTAGAAACTTTTCTAGCCTATTTAATTAATGAAAATGATCCCCTCTGGGACTATACCCAAGAAGTTGTCCAACAAGCAAAAAACAAAGGAGCAAAATTCAAAGAAAGTTATACCGATAAATCCCATATTCATACTTGGTTAGCATGGCAAGAGTCCCCAGGAGAACAAGTACATATTGCAGTAAAAGCAAGAATATTAAACCCAAAACACCCCAAATCAAAAAGCTTTATTACTTGGTTTAAATCTCTCTACGATCTCTAA
- the petC gene encoding cytochrome b6-f complex iron-sulfur subunit: MAQLSGSSDVPDMGRRQFMNLLTFGTITGVAAGALYPVVKYFIPPSSGGAGGGVTAKDALGNDVIVSEFLGSHNPGDRVLAQGLKGDPTYLVVQGDKTLANYGINAVCTHLGCVVPWNASEGKFMCPCHGSQYNAEGKVVRGPAPLSLALAHANVTEDDKVVFTTWTETDFRTDEDPWWS; this comes from the coding sequence ATGGCTCAACTATCTGGTTCGTCCGATGTCCCCGATATGGGGCGCCGTCAATTTATGAATTTACTGACCTTCGGAACCATCACTGGCGTAGCGGCTGGTGCATTGTATCCGGTGGTCAAATATTTTATCCCTCCTTCTAGTGGTGGGGCAGGTGGTGGTGTCACCGCTAAAGATGCCCTCGGTAACGACGTGATCGTTAGTGAGTTTTTAGGTAGCCACAACCCCGGCGATCGCGTTTTGGCACAAGGGTTAAAAGGCGATCCCACCTATTTAGTCGTTCAAGGGGATAAAACCCTAGCTAATTACGGTATTAACGCTGTTTGTACCCATTTAGGTTGCGTGGTTCCTTGGAACGCCAGCGAAGGAAAATTCATGTGTCCCTGTCATGGGTCCCAGTACAACGCCGAGGGTAAAGTGGTTCGTGGACCTGCCCCCTTGTCCTTAGCGTTAGCCCATGCCAATGTCACCGAAGATGATAAGGTTGTCTTTACAACTTGGACAGAAACCGACTTCCGTACTGATGAAGACCCCTGGTGGTCCTAA